In a genomic window of Rhododendron vialii isolate Sample 1 chromosome 12a, ASM3025357v1:
- the LOC131311938 gene encoding uncharacterized protein LOC131311938 isoform X2: MTMLSVAYSHSSPTLSLPPLSPSKIHGCLSSPTIPTPVSTLKSSGFPPRLSINGNLNSHRNRFRANSADPDGDVQITTQFTQGNDGISKDTSGSNPSTSFLSVLCPLLKLFSGGDPAQERNYFLEVATSSLSTLARLPWGSRSLTDNLHSQEMSAVDPPNNLQLFEFEACPFCRRVREAITELDLSVEIYPCPKGSIRHREMVRSVGGKEQFPFLMDPNTGMSMYESGEIVKYLFQQYGNGRSPSIGLLESTLLTGWMPTILRAGRGMSLWEKARTEPPPKKLELFSYENNPVPYIVDPNTGTQIGDYKKILSYLFQTYAMASS; the protein is encoded by the exons ATGACAATGTTATCCGTGGCATACTCTCACTCCTCCCCCACTCTCTCACTTCCACCCCTCTCCCCTTCAAAAATCCATGGCTGCTTATCTTCACCGACCATTCCAACTCCAGTTTCTACTCTAAAATCTTCTGGGTTTCCTCCAAGACTATCGATCAATGGGAATTTGAATTCTCACAGAAACAGATTTCGTGCGAATTCGGCTGACCCAGATGGGGATGTCCAAATTACTACCCAATTCACGCAGGGGAATGATGGAATTTCCAAAGATACTAGTGGGAGCAACCCATCAACTAGCTTCTTGTCTGTTCTCTGTCCCTTGCTCAAGCTTTTCTCC GGAGGGGATCCAGCTCAAGAACGGAATTACTTTTTGGAG GTTGCGACATCTTCCTTGTCTACCTTGGCAAGGTTGCCATGGGGTTCAAGGTCACTAACAGACAATTTGCACAGCCAAGAGATGAGTGCAGTGGATCCTCCAAATAATTTGCAactttttgaatttg AGGCATGCCCTTTTTGCAGGAGGGTTCGAGAGGCCATAACTGAGCTTGATCTTTCAGTAGAG ATCTATCCTTGCCCAAAAGGTTCCATAAGACACAGGGAAATGGTTAGGAGTGTTGGTGGCAAAGAGCA GTTTCCTTTCCTCATGGACCCAAATACTGGAATGTCAATGTATGAAAGTG GTGAGATCGTCAAATACTTATTCCAGCAATATGGTAACGGAAGAAGTCCTTCAATTGGTCTTCTAGAAAG CACACTGCTTACAGGATGGATGCCAACCATTCTTCGAGCAGGAAGAGGGATGTCATTATGGGAAAAGGCCCGAACAGAGCCACCACCCAAGAAGTTGGAACTTTTCTCCTATGAAAACAATCCA GTGCCTTACATAGTTGATCCCAACACTGGAACTCAAATCGGCGATTACAAGAAGATTTTATCTTATTTGTTCCAGACTTATGCCATGGCCAGCTCATAG
- the LOC131311938 gene encoding uncharacterized protein LOC131311938 isoform X1, with amino-acid sequence MTMLSVAYSHSSPTLSLPPLSPSKIHGCLSSPTIPTPVSTLKSSGFPPRLSINGNLNSHRNRFRANSADPDGDVQITTQFTQGNDGISKDTSGSNPSTSFLSVLCPLLKLFSGGDPAQERNYFLEVATSSLSTLARLPWGSRSLTDNLHSQEMSAVDPPNNLQLFEFEACPFCRRVREAITELDLSVEIYPCPKGSIRHREMVRSVGGKEQFPFLMDPNTGMSMYESGEIVKYLFQQYGNGRSPSIGLLESTLLTGWMPTILRAGRGMSLWEKARTEPPPKKLELFSYENNPYARIVREALCELELPYVLQSVGEGSRRTNLLVEASGSKEVPYIVDPNTGTQIGDYKKILSYLFQTYAMASS; translated from the exons ATGACAATGTTATCCGTGGCATACTCTCACTCCTCCCCCACTCTCTCACTTCCACCCCTCTCCCCTTCAAAAATCCATGGCTGCTTATCTTCACCGACCATTCCAACTCCAGTTTCTACTCTAAAATCTTCTGGGTTTCCTCCAAGACTATCGATCAATGGGAATTTGAATTCTCACAGAAACAGATTTCGTGCGAATTCGGCTGACCCAGATGGGGATGTCCAAATTACTACCCAATTCACGCAGGGGAATGATGGAATTTCCAAAGATACTAGTGGGAGCAACCCATCAACTAGCTTCTTGTCTGTTCTCTGTCCCTTGCTCAAGCTTTTCTCC GGAGGGGATCCAGCTCAAGAACGGAATTACTTTTTGGAG GTTGCGACATCTTCCTTGTCTACCTTGGCAAGGTTGCCATGGGGTTCAAGGTCACTAACAGACAATTTGCACAGCCAAGAGATGAGTGCAGTGGATCCTCCAAATAATTTGCAactttttgaatttg AGGCATGCCCTTTTTGCAGGAGGGTTCGAGAGGCCATAACTGAGCTTGATCTTTCAGTAGAG ATCTATCCTTGCCCAAAAGGTTCCATAAGACACAGGGAAATGGTTAGGAGTGTTGGTGGCAAAGAGCA GTTTCCTTTCCTCATGGACCCAAATACTGGAATGTCAATGTATGAAAGTG GTGAGATCGTCAAATACTTATTCCAGCAATATGGTAACGGAAGAAGTCCTTCAATTGGTCTTCTAGAAAG CACACTGCTTACAGGATGGATGCCAACCATTCTTCGAGCAGGAAGAGGGATGTCATTATGGGAAAAGGCCCGAACAGAGCCACCACCCAAGAAGTTGGAACTTTTCTCCTATGAAAACAATCCA TATGCTCGAATTGTGCGGGAAGCACTCTGTGAATTGGAGCTTCCTTATGTCCTTCAATCTGTCGGAGAGGGATCCCGACGAACAAATTTACTTGTTGAGGCATCTGGATCGAAAGAG GTGCCTTACATAGTTGATCCCAACACTGGAACTCAAATCGGCGATTACAAGAAGATTTTATCTTATTTGTTCCAGACTTATGCCATGGCCAGCTCATAG
- the LOC131311938 gene encoding glutathione S-transferase-like protein tpcF isoform X3 produces MGMSKLLPNSRRGMMEFPKILVGATHQLASCLFSVPCSSFSPVLCFFQGGDPAQERNYFLEVATSSLSTLARLPWGSRSLTDNLHSQEMSAVDPPNNLQLFEFEACPFCRRVREAITELDLSVEIYPCPKGSIRHREMVRSVGGKEQFPFLMDPNTGMSMYESGEIVKYLFQQYGNGRSPSIGLLESTLLTGWMPTILRAGRGMSLWEKARTEPPPKKLELFSYENNPYARIVREALCELELPYVLQSVGEGSRRTNLLVEASGSKEVPYIVDPNTGTQIGDYKKILSYLFQTYAMASS; encoded by the exons ATGGGGATGTCCAAATTACTACCCAATTCACGCAGGGGAATGATGGAATTTCCAAAGATACTAGTGGGAGCAACCCATCAACTAGCTTCTTGTCTGTTCTCTGTCCCTTGCTCAAGCTTTTCTCC TGTGCTTTGCTTCTTTCAGGGAGGGGATCCAGCTCAAGAACGGAATTACTTTTTGGAG GTTGCGACATCTTCCTTGTCTACCTTGGCAAGGTTGCCATGGGGTTCAAGGTCACTAACAGACAATTTGCACAGCCAAGAGATGAGTGCAGTGGATCCTCCAAATAATTTGCAactttttgaatttg AGGCATGCCCTTTTTGCAGGAGGGTTCGAGAGGCCATAACTGAGCTTGATCTTTCAGTAGAG ATCTATCCTTGCCCAAAAGGTTCCATAAGACACAGGGAAATGGTTAGGAGTGTTGGTGGCAAAGAGCA GTTTCCTTTCCTCATGGACCCAAATACTGGAATGTCAATGTATGAAAGTG GTGAGATCGTCAAATACTTATTCCAGCAATATGGTAACGGAAGAAGTCCTTCAATTGGTCTTCTAGAAAG CACACTGCTTACAGGATGGATGCCAACCATTCTTCGAGCAGGAAGAGGGATGTCATTATGGGAAAAGGCCCGAACAGAGCCACCACCCAAGAAGTTGGAACTTTTCTCCTATGAAAACAATCCA TATGCTCGAATTGTGCGGGAAGCACTCTGTGAATTGGAGCTTCCTTATGTCCTTCAATCTGTCGGAGAGGGATCCCGACGAACAAATTTACTTGTTGAGGCATCTGGATCGAAAGAG GTGCCTTACATAGTTGATCCCAACACTGGAACTCAAATCGGCGATTACAAGAAGATTTTATCTTATTTGTTCCAGACTTATGCCATGGCCAGCTCATAG
- the LOC131311937 gene encoding leucine--tRNA ligase, cytoplasmic-like produces MASNTESGKSFARRDQLLEIEAQVQKWWEEKEVFRADSLETLPKPGEKFFGNFPFPYMNGYLHLGHAFSLSKLEFAASYHRLRGANVLLPFGFHCTGMPIKASADKLCREIQKFGNPPVFPTIAEEKITDPEPQPEEANTGNEVAPDKFKGKKSKATAKTGGDKYQWEIMRSYGLSDEDISKFQDPSYWVTYFPPLAVEDLKAFGLGCDWRRTFITTYINPFFDSFVRWQLRKLKKLGKIVKDLRYTVYSPLDGQPCADHDRASGEGVIPQEYTLIKMEVIPPLPPKLRALEGRKVYLVAATLRPETMYGQTNAWVLPEGKYGAFEINETDIFISTERAALNLAYQKLSRVPEKPTCLVELTGNDLIGLPLRAPLAFNETIYSLPMLSILTDKGTGIVTSVPSDSPDDFMSLYELKSKPAFRAKLGVKDEWILPFEVIPIINTPEFGDKAAEKVCLDMKMKSPNERQKLDEAKKKIYKGGFYEGTMLVGEHAGIRVQDAKNLIKNRLVEHGEAVIYSEPEKKVISRSGDECVVALTDQWYITYGESNWKEAAEECLASMNLFCDETRHGFEHTLSWLNQWACSRNFGLGTHIPWDEQFLVESLSDSTLYMAYYTVCHLLQRGDMYGSDTSSVKPEQLTDEVWDFLFCGGPCPLSSNISVPLLNKMKQEFEYWYPFDLRVSGKDLIQNHLTFCIYNHTAILPNHHWPQGFRCNGHIMLNAEKMSKSTGNFRTLRQAIEEFSADATRFSLADAGDGMDDANFVFETANAAILRLTKEIAWMQEVIAAESSLRSGPPTTYADRVFANEINFAVKMTEKNYGEYLFRAALKSGFYDLQAARDEYRFSCGSGGMNRDLLWRFMDVQTRLITPICPHYAEYVWKELLKKEGFVIKAGFPGCDLPDLTLKRANTYLQDSIVSMRKLLQKQVSGSKKAEVNVSSQQSKPTDGLIFVNEQYDGWKRECLNILRSNFDTATHSFAPDQEIMVALKESEVGQEANFKQTQNLCMPFLRFKKEEVMAVGVQALDLRLPFGEVEVLEENLELLKRQLGLERVEILSVTDPDAVRRAGPNISILRQNPPSPGNLTAIFE; encoded by the exons ATGGCATCAAACACAGAgagtgggaagagctttgcacGAAGAGACCAGCTTCTGGAAATTGAGGCACAGGTACAGAAGTGGTGGGAAGAGAAAGAAGTTTTCAGGGCTGATTCTCTAGAAACTCTTCCCAAACCAGGTGAGAAGTTCTTTGGGAACTTCCCTTTCCCTTACATGAACGGCTACCTTCACTTGGGAcatgcattctctctctccaagcttGAATTTGCCGCAAGCTATCACCGATTGAGAGGTGCCAATGTGCTCTTGCCTTTTGGTTTCCACTGTACTGGGATGCCCATTAAGGCCTCTGCTGACAAACTTTGTCGcgaaattcaaaaatttggtAATCCACCTGTTTTTCCTACCATAGCAGAGGAGAAGATCACAGATCCAGAACCGCAACCAGAGGAAGCTAATACTGGAAATGAGGTTGCCCCAGATAAATTTAAGGGAAAAAAGTCCAAGGCAACAGCGAAAACAGGTGGCGATAAGTACCAGTGGGAGATAATGCGAAGTTATGGCCTCTCTGATGAGGACATTTCCAAGTTTCAAGATCCATCTTACTGGGTTACTTATTTTCCCCCTCTGGCTGTAGAAGACCTTAAGGCTTTCGGCCTTGGCTGTGATTGGAGACGGACTTTCATCACGACTTACATAAACCCATTTTTTGACTCTTTTGTCCGGTGGCAGTTGAGGAAATTGAAGAAGTTGGGTAAAATTGTCAAGGACCTGAGATACACTGTATACTCCCCCTTAGATGGTCAACCATGCGCTGATCATGATCGAGCTTCAGGGGAAGGTGTTATTCCTCAAGAATACACATTGATAAAAATGGAGGTCATTCCACCTCTTCCTCCAAAATTGAGAGCTCTGGAGGGAAGGAAAGTGTACCTGGTGGCTGCAACATTGAGACCCGAGACTATGTATGGTCAAACTAATGCATGGGTACTACCAGAGGGGAAATATGGAGCTTTTGAGATCAATGAAACTGATATTTTTATCTCGACAGAGAGGGCGGCTCTTAATCTTGCGTATCAGAAACTGTCACGGGTCCCAGAAAAACCTACTTGTTTGGTTGAGTTGACTGGGAATGATTTGATTGGTTTGCCTTTGAGGGCTCCTTTAGCTTTCAATGAGACTATATACTCTCTGCCCATGTTGTCAATTCTCACGGACAAGGGTACTGGGATTGTGACCAGTGTCCCCAGTGATTCACCTGATGATTTCATGTCTCTTTATGAATTGAAATCAAAACCAGCTTTCAGGGCCAAGCTTGGTGTGAAGGACGAGTGGATCCTACCATTTGAAGTCATTCCAATCATTAACACCCCAGAATTCGGAGATAAAGCTGCTGAGAAGGTCTGCCTAGACATGAAGATGAAGAGCCCGAATGAGAGGCAGAAGCTTGATGAggccaagaaaaaaatatataaaggaGGGTTCTATGAGGGAACTATGCTTGTGGGAGAACATGCAGGGATAAGAGTCCAGGATGCGAAGAATTTAATCAAGAACAGGCTTGTAGAGCATGGAGAAGCTGTTATTTACAGTGAGCCTGAGAAGAAGGTCATTTCAAGATCAGGGGATGAGTGTGTTGTGGCTTTGACTGATCAGTGGTACATCACTTATGGGGAATCAAATTGGAAGGAGGCAGCAGAGGAGTGTTTGGCTAGTATGAATCTCTTTTGTGATGAAACACGGCATGGCTTTGAGCATACTTTGAGTTGGCTAAATCAATGGGCTTGTTCTCGTAATTTTGGGCTTGGCACTCATATTCCTTGGGACGAACAGTTTCTTGTAGAGTCTCTTTCTGATTCTACCCTTTACATGGCATATTATACCGTCTGTCATCTGTTACAAAGAGGTGATATGTATGGTTCTGATACATCGTCAGTGAAACCAGAGCAGCTGACCGATGAGGTCTGGGATTTCTTGTTCTGTGGTGGGCCCTGCCCTCTATCATCCAATATTTCTGTTCCTCTTCTTAATAAGATGAAACAAGAGTTTGAGTACTGGTATCCATTTGATCTACGGGTTTCAG GTAAGGATCTGATCCAAAATCATCTCACCTTCTGCATCTATAACCACACAGCAATTTTGCCCAACCATCACTGGCCTCAAGGCTTTCGATGCAATGGTCACATTATGTTGAATGCCGAGAAAATGTCGAAGTCAACAGGGAATTTTAGGACATTGCGCCAAGCAATTGAAGAGTTCTCAGCGGATGCCACACGATTCTCCCTTGCTGATGCCGGTGATGGAATGGATGATGCCAACTTTGTTTTCGAAACGGCCAATGCTGCAATCCTAAGGCTCACGAAAGAGATCGCATGGATGCAGGAGGTTATTGCTGCTGAATCTTCTTTACGAAGTGGTCCCCCTACTACTTACGCTGATCGCGTTTTTGCAAATGAGATAAATTTTGCCGTGAAAATGACGGAGAAGAACTATGGTGAGTACTTATTTAGAGCAGCTCTTAAAAGTGGGTTCTATGATCTTCAGGCTGCTAGGGACGAGTACAGGTTTTCTTGTGGGTCCGGGGGCATGAACCGGGACCTATTGTGGAGGTTTATGGATGTGCAGACAAGGCTTATAACACCAATTTGCCCTCATTATGCCGAATATGTTTGGAAGGAGCTTTTAAAGAAGGAAGGGTTTGTCATTAAAGCGGGGTTTCCTGGATGTGATTTACCTGATCTTACCCTTAAAAGGGCCAACACATACTTGCAAGACTCGATTGTTTCGATGAGGAAGTTGCTTCAGAAACAAGTTTCTGGGTCAAAGAAAGCAGAGGTAAATGTGTCAAGTCAACAAAGCAAACCGACAGATGGTTTGATATTCGTGAATGAGCAATATGACGGGTGGAAAAGGGAATGCTTAAATATCCTTAGAAGTAACTTTGACACTGCCACACACAGTTTTGCTCCCGACCAGGAGATCATGGTGGCCTTGAAGGAGAGTGAAGTTGGGCAGGAAGCAAATTTTAAGCAGACCCAGAATCTTTGTATGCCTTTCTTAAGGTTTAAGAAAGAGGAGGTTATGGCTGTTGGGGTTCAGGCGTTGGATTTGAGATTGCCATTCGGTGAGGTAGAGGTTTTGGAGGAGAACTTAGAGTTGCTAAAGCGGCAGCTTGGTCTCGAGCGGGTGGAAATTTTGTCTGTAACAGATCCTGATGCTGTTAGAAGAGCTGGCCCCAATATTTCGATTCTACGGCAGAATCCTCCATCTCCAGGAAACCTCACTGCCATCTTTGAGTGA